A single genomic interval of Monodelphis domestica isolate mMonDom1 chromosome X, mMonDom1.pri, whole genome shotgun sequence harbors:
- the UPRT gene encoding uracil phosphoribosyltransferase homolog isoform X2, producing the protein MFSADRLIRLIVEEGLNQLPYKECTVTTPTGYKYEGVKFEKGNCGVSIMRSGEAMEQGLRDCCRSIRIGKILIQSDEETQRAKVYYAKFPPDIYRRKVLLMYPILSTGNTVIEAIKVLVEHGVQPSVIIVLSLFSTPHGATSIIREFPEITILTTEVHPVAPTHFGQKYFGTD; encoded by the exons ATGTTTTCTGCGGACCGTTTG ATCCGACTTATTGTGGAAGAAGGACTGAATCAGCTGCCATATAAAGAGTGCACAGTGACCACTCCAACAG GATACAAGTATGAAGGAGTGAAATTTGAGAAGGGAAATTGTGGGGTCAGCATAATGAGAAGTG GGGAGGCCATGGAGCAGGGTTTGCGGGACTGCTGCCGCTCGATCCGCATTGGAAAGATTCTGATCCAGAGTGATGAGGAGACGCAGAGGGCCAAAGTCTATTACGCCAAGTTCCCTCCGGACATTTACCGGAGGAAAGTTTTGCTGATGTATCCGATTCTAA GCACTGGAAATACTGTCATTGAGGCTATAAAAGTCCTTGTAGAACATGGAGTTCAACCCAGTGTCATCATTGTCCTCAGTCTCTTTTCTACTCCTCATG gTGCCACGTCAATCATCCGTGAGTTCCCAGAAATCACGATTTTAACCACAGAGGTCCATCCTGTCGCACCAACACATTTTGGGCAGAAGTACTTTGGAACAGATTAA